CACCGCCTCGTCGAACCACGAAGCGTGCCGGAACTCGAAGGCCGAAGTGCCGGGGTTCGGAAGCTGGTCCACGAAGCGCGCGAGCCGTTCATCGTCCCGCTTGAAGTTGGGCGGAAGCTGGTACAGGATGACGCCCGCGCGATCCGCCATCACCGACGCCGTCTGCACGAGATACTCCGTCTCCTCCTCCGCGTTCTGCAACCGCTTGAAGTGCGTGATGCGGCGCGACGCCTTGAGCGCGAAGCGGAATCCGTCGGGCACGGCCCCGGCCCAGTTCTCAAGCACGCTCTCGCGCGGCATGCGGTAGAAGGTGTTGTTGATCTCGACGGCCCGAAGCCGGCGGCCGTAGAAGGACAACATCTCCCTGTTGGGGAGATCCTCCGGATAGAAGCTGCCTTTCCACGCGGGATAGCTGTAGCCGCTCGTGCCGATCCAGACCTGCATGGGCCGGATGATACGGCCCCGTGGTCGGCCGGCCAACGCACCCCGCCGGCGGGCCAGCGCTCCACGGAAGCGCCCGCGTGGTACATTGGCCGCCGGCAACTTCGGCTGCGAAGCGACGTACTACGGTTGCGAAGCGACTTGCGAGGAACGAGGGGACGGATCGTGGCGAGCGGAAACGGGACGAACGGGGGCGGCACGCTCCTGCTGGGCACGACGAAGGGCGCCTTCCTGGCGCGGCCGCGCGACGGCGGCGGAGCGGGCGACGGGGGCTGGGAGCTGGACGGCCCCCACTTCCCGGGAGAAGAAATCTACGCGATGGCGTACGACGGCCGGGCCGGCCGGTCGCGCCTGTGGGCGGCGCCGCACAGTCCCTTCTGGGGTACGACGCTGCGTTTCTCGGACGACTTCGGGGCGAGCTGGTCGGGGAAGGCCGAGCGTTCGGTCAGATTCCCCGAGGACTCCGGGCTTTCCCTCAAACGCATCTGGCAGATTCAGCCGGGGTCGCCCCGCGAACCGGATGTGATCCGGCTGGGCGTGGAGCCCGCCTGCCTGTTCATCTCGCACGATGCGGGGGAGAAGTGGGAGGCGGTGGACGGACTCCTGAACCACCCGCACCGCGAGCGGTGGGAGCCGGGAGGCGGCGGGCTCTGCCTGCACACCATCGTCACGGACGGCGAGCCGGGCGGGCGCTCGGCGATCGCCATTTCGGCGGCGGGGACGTACCGCAGCGACGACGGCGGGGCGAGCTGGGCCGCGCGCAACAACGGCGTGCGCGCGGAGTTCCTGCCGGACAAGCACCCGGAGTTCGGCCAGTGCGTGCACAAGATCGTGAACCACCCGTCGGACCCGGGCCGGCTCTTCCTGCAGAACCACTGGGGACTGTACCGGAGCGACGACTGGGGCGACTCGTGGACGGACATCGCCAACGGCGTGCCGTCGGACTTCGGCTTCGCGATGGCGATGCACCCGGGCGATGCCGACACCGTCTACATTGTCCCGCTCGAATCGGACGGCTTTCGCTGTACGCCCGAGGCGAAGCTGCGCGTCTACCGCACCCGGAACGGCGGCGCGAGCTGGGAGGCGCTCACCGAAGGGCTTCCGCAGCGGGACGCGTACGAGACGGTGCTGCGCGACGCGCTGGACACGCTCGCCCCCGGGCAGGTGTTCTTCGGCACCCGCAGCGGCAAGGTGTACGCCTCCCGCGACGACGGGACGACGTGGGGGCTCGTGTGCGAGGGACTCCCGCCCGTGGTCTGCGTGAAGGCGTGCGCCCCGCGGGCCAGCTGATGTCCGCAGGGACGCCGGCCGCCGGCCTCGTGCGCGTGACGCTGCCCGCCGCGCTGATCGAGTTCACGGGCGGGCACTCCACGGTCGACGTCCCCGGCGCGCCCGCCCCGGTCCGGGACATCCTGGCCGGCCTCGGCGCCGCCCATCCCGGCGTCCGCGACCGCCTGATCACGGAGCGGGGCCGCCTGCGGCCGCACGTGAACATCTTCGTGGACGGCGAGAACATCCGCTTCCTGAGCGGCCTGGACACCCCCGTCACGAACGGTGCCGAAGTCGTCGTCCTCCCCGCCATAAGCGGCGGCTGACCCAGCGTCCGCCGCCTCCGGGGTTACGGATCGGCGTCGAACAGGGATTCGATCTCC
The DNA window shown above is from Candidatus Palauibacter scopulicola and carries:
- a CDS encoding DUF72 domain-containing protein yields the protein MQVWIGTSGYSYPAWKGSFYPEDLPNREMLSFYGRRLRAVEINNTFYRMPRESVLENWAGAVPDGFRFALKASRRITHFKRLQNAEEETEYLVQTASVMADRAGVILYQLPPNFKRDDERLARFVDQLPNPGTSAFEFRHASWFDEAVFDILRARNSALCLAETDDGDDAPFVETADWSYLRLRRSAYSTEELEAWAERLRASGWGRVYAFFKHEDAGVGPALAGQFTEMMTEMTERAPA
- a CDS encoding ubiquitin-like small modifier protein 1, producing MSAGTPAAGLVRVTLPAALIEFTGGHSTVDVPGAPAPVRDILAGLGAAHPGVRDRLITERGRLRPHVNIFVDGENIRFLSGLDTPVTNGAEVVVLPAISGG